Part of the Candidatus Aminicenantes bacterium genome, ATCTCTTTATCAATTCCCAATTTGTCGTACAAACCCTTCAAGACGAATTTTCCTCCATACACGCCGATCGAGCCGGTAATGGTTTCGGGCTGAGCATATATTTTTTGGGCGGCCATCGATATCCAATAGCCGCCGGAAGCGGCCAGGTCTGACATCGAGATGACCAAAGGTTTTTTCTTGGACAGCAATTCCGCCTCGCGCAGGATGACGTCCGAGGCGACGGCTGATCCTCCCGGGCTGTCGACGCGCAGCACGACCGCCTTGACCGCGTAGTTGTTCCTGGCCTGGCGCAGCTGTTCGGCCAGGGTATCGGCGCCAAGGACTTCGTCGCCCAGCAGCGACTGGCCCCCGCTCCGCCCCAGGTTGATCTCGCCGGAGGCGAAGATGACGGCGATTTTTTTGGCTCCGCTGAAAGGCAGCGGCGCGCTCGTCTTGGCGTAGGTCCGGAAACTCACCTCAGGGTATTGGGTTTTGAACAAACCATGCAGTTCATCCTCATAACCGAGTCTGTCGATAAATTTAGCTTTCACATATTCTTCCAGAGGCAGCGGCGATTGGTCGAGTATCTTCTTGACGTCGCCGGCGTCGAGCTTGCGGTTGACGGCGATGCCGTCGATTACGGCCCGATACAAATCATCGATCAAGGCTTGCATGGATTCGCGATGCTCCGGAGTCATGTGATCTTCGTTGAATGTATTGCTGCCGGTTTTATAATGGTACCACAGGTCCTGGATGGAGACAGCCGTGGAGGCGATGCCCGGGAAACGGCTGGTCACCGTGTCGGCCAAGGGACCGCTCAGATCTATCTTCAGGACCGCTTTGTCCGGGACATACGGTTCCTGGTTGAACTGCATGTAGATGAAACCGCCGATGATGAACAGTCCCAGCAGGATCACGATGACCACCAGCAGGACGATCAGTGCGCTTCGCTTCATGACGACTCCTCGAATATAGACTTTTAAAGGTATTATACTGATTTTGTCACATTAAAGTTTAGCTTCCCGGCCGTTTCCTGGAGGCGCATTGCGGCTCACGTCTGAACGCGAATTGAGCCAGATGGCCAGTATCATGATGCCGGCGCCGCTGAGAAGTCGCGGCCATTCCACCTGCTCGCCGAAAAAGAGCAGCGAAACCAGGACGGCCAGCGGGACCTTGGCGTTGTTGAAGACGGCCAGCAGGCCGGCTTCGACGCGGGTGGCGCCGACATTCCACAGGAAGAACCCCACTCCCGAGGCAAGCAAGCCGAGATAAACCAGAACCAGCCATTTTCCCGCGCTTAAACCCAGGACGATCGGGCCGGAAAAGAACAGCATGGCCAGCATAGCGGCCGCGGCCCCGCCTAGGTAGAGCCAGGCAAATATGTCGCGGTCC contains:
- the sppA gene encoding signal peptide peptidase SppA; its protein translation is MKRSALIVLLVVIVILLGLFIIGGFIYMQFNQEPYVPDKAVLKIDLSGPLADTVTSRFPGIASTAVSIQDLWYHYKTGSNTFNEDHMTPEHRESMQALIDDLYRAVIDGIAVNRKLDAGDVKKILDQSPLPLEEYVKAKFIDRLGYEDELHGLFKTQYPEVSFRTYAKTSAPLPFSGAKKIAVIFASGEINLGRSGGQSLLGDEVLGADTLAEQLRQARNNYAVKAVVLRVDSPGGSAVASDVILREAELLSKKKPLVISMSDLAASGGYWISMAAQKIYAQPETITGSIGVYGGKFVLKGLYDKLGIDKEIVKTSEFAGMYSDYKPFTDREKQKVLGEMQAIYQEFVKKVANNRKLAVADVEKIAQGRVWSGKAALALKLVDGLGGLNEALAEAKKLARIPAGEKVGVRVYPQKKTFWEMIMSLTDVKAENPFDVQARLKVYKRFFPAMAMPFTLMFN